One segment of Asterias rubens chromosome 2, eAstRub1.3, whole genome shotgun sequence DNA contains the following:
- the LOC117307209 gene encoding uncharacterized protein LOC117307209 has translation MSPPPMKRQKRLLFDTKKILSESPEGKSVTRSIEQSGFLTKKVRHQLVRILVSYLISHHGKNPGAFEKSALAESVIAAFPSLKDPQGITGYEAFYTKGSKGCPAGGYLEEHLRYVRKNMIRKEEVGEHQGRKEEVGKHQGN, from the exons ATGTCACCCCCACCCATGAAAAGACAGAAGAGACTTTTGTTT GATACCAAGAAGATTCTTAGTGAATCTCCAGAAGGAAAGAGTGTCACTCGGAGCATCGAGCAATCTGGATTCTTGACGAAAAAAGTCAGGCATCAACTAGTCAGGATATTAGTGAGCTACTTGATTTCCCATCATGGAAAAAA CCCTGGTGCATTTGAAAAGAGTGCTCTGGCTGAGAGTGTGATTGCTGCATTCCCAAGCCTGAAAGACCCTCAAGGAATCACAGGATAT GAAGCCTTTTACACTAAAGGATCCAAAGGATGCCCTGCAGGTGGTTATCTTGAAGAACACTTGCGTTATGTGAGGAAAAATATGATAAGGAAGGAGGAAGTTGGAGAGCATCAAGGAAGGAAGGAGGAAGTTGGAAAGCATCAAGGTAATTGA
- the LOC117305632 gene encoding uncharacterized protein LOC117305632 has product MCSPFSCYSPIYDGVTSTGVILDFTEFIKCRIQYPATDFITPSLIQTALFTWAKGEPSGTLTSESCVWVSKTDWRWYLSDDCSIELHYACQNLDEPDDWTISVSPGPSDPIRAKCPPGYKFSIPQDGYRNQKLRESSSGLSLWINYQPWLPESAGSTAPYVVSSVGAVVDPSCTGLSKSVMCTKCSEDTGKCMQGGVPVDTWLQFATKTQRDLQMDEQFHRLQMLDAHNGYNTRADGYGVEDTCPWPPPYPQDCDNYANQEFSFTDLLNMGVRALEIDNWYCFNQMRLAHLGSTIDLVCSVTDRLFSEGIKEIADWLDQPGNEHELVKIYMNEKYDQGNDDTVNGPLGDYMGKKILTPSDLSDTYGGEWPTMRTMIKDGKNVVIASGSTAGSGEAYTHGGVYIHAIFWEDLKVSAFTNYPDCGGKTLTNNLRFYSDATHYGTNVTLKHDGPSTTGVIFDFSEYVKCRVQNPATDMITPELVSTAVFTWAVGEPTAPPTSDSCVWISKTDWRWYLSGDCSVELYHACQSTNDPDDWTISSSMSAFSPTSSGCPDGYTFSVPQDGFRNQKLRDASNGNSVWINFTPDEEVSAAPSFGQSLTLLLLMCTAIAQFLRV; this is encoded by the exons atgtgcagCCCATTTTCTTGTTACAGTCCAATCTATGACGGGGTGACTAGCACCGGTGTGATACTAGACTTCACCGAGTTCATCAAGTGTCGTATTCAGTATCCAGCCACGGACTTTATTACACCTAGTCTCATTCAGACTGCACTGTTTACGTGGGCAAAAGGGGAACCGTCAGGTACCTTGACTTCAGAGTCATGTGTTTGGGTCAG TAAAACTGACTGGCGTTGGTACTTATCAGACGATTGCTCCATCGAACTGCACTACGCATGTCAGAACTTAGACGAGCCTGACGATTGGACAATCAGTGTGTCTCCTGGACCCAGCGATCCAATCAGAGCCAAGTGCCCACCTGGATACAAATTCAGCATACCGCAGGATGGATACAGAAATCAGAAG CTTCGAGAGTCCTCGTCTGGCTTGTCTCTCTGGATCAACTACCAACCATGGCTTCCTGAATCTGCTGGATCAACAGCGCCCTATGTTGTATCTTCC GTCGGTGCGGTTGTTGATCCATCATGCACGGGGCTGAGTAAATCTGTCATGTGTACCAAG TGTAGTGAGGACACCGGCAAGTGTATGCAGGGCGGGGTACCAGTTGACACCTGGTTGCAATTTGCCACTAAAACACAGCGTGACCTACAG ATGGATGAACAGTTCCACAGACTGCAGATGCTTGAT GCACATAATGGCTACAACACCAGAGCCGATGGTTACGGTG TTGAGGACACGTGCCCATGGCCGCCACCATACCCACAGGACTGTGACAACTATGCTAATCAAGAATTCAGCTTCACTGACTTACTCAATATGGGTGTCAGGGCCCTGGAGATTGACAACTGGTACTGTTTCAACCAG ATGCGCCTGGCTCACCTGGGGTCAACCATTGACCTTGTGTGCAGCGTCACTGATAGGCTGTTCTCTGAGGGTATCAAGGAGATCGCTGATTGGTTGGATCAACCTGGCAACGAACACGAGCTGGTGAAAATATACATGAAC GAGAAGTATGACCAGGGAAATGACGACACCGTCAATGGTCCCCTTGGAGACTACATGGGCAAGAAAATACTGACCCCTTCTGACCTTTCGGATACGTACGGAGGAGAATGGCCCACGATGAGAACGATGATCAAG GATGGTAAGAATGTGGTGATTGCGAGCGGTAGTACTGCAGGGAGTGGTGAGGCTTACACCCACGGTGGAGTTTACATTCACGCTATCTTCTGGGAGGATCTCAAAGTCAGCGCG TTCACAAACTATCCCGATTGCGGCGGTAAGACTCTTACGAACAACCTGAGGTTTTACAGTGATGCCACGCACTACGGGACCAATGTGAC ATTGAAGCACGATGGGCCGTCAACAACCGGCGTCATCTTCGACTTCAGTGAGTACGTTAAGTGTCGAGTACAGAACCCCGCCACCGATATGATCACACCGGAGCTTGTCAGCACTGCAGTGTTTACTTGGGCTGTAGGCGAGCCAACAGCACCTCCCACGTCAGATTCGTGTGTGTGGATTAG CAAGACAGATTGGCGCTGGTACCTGTCCGGAGACTGTTCTGTTGAGCTATACCACGCATGTCAGAGCACCAACGACCCCGATGATTGGACCATCAGTTCATCAATGTCTGCTTTTAGTCCAACGAGCAGTGGGTGCCCAGATGGGTACACATTTAGCGTACCGCAGGACGGCTTTAGAAATCAAAAG CTCAGAGATGCGAGTAATGGCAATTCTGTCTGGATTAATTTCACACCCGACGAAGAAGTGTCTGCAGCGCCCTCATTCGGCCAGTCATTGACATTGTTGCTGTTGATGTGCACGGCAATCGCCCAATTTTTACGAGTTTAG
- the LOC117307108 gene encoding zinc finger protein 335-like, whose product MESELIHNYQDNQDEEDAPDILPEDAEWSLAKQCLSVFLIEVYQCRFCSSFNSTQKVTVTGHLKEKHLAEWQILTDVNNVSLVDKGSQSNAVNQEDLEEMVERELTDDQLRIPEQSPNQTVATVVQHSSVEKSSDSHIDGSETFDRICETDVTKSPKQSAEAGEKSINTPKNGKGKQEVGKRKKKPGRPKKKRQLSPEGDGQTSQLKRDVGHELTESACLKDLTDLSRERPTRPGLRGNRKPKVFKDYVVSRLSKRKNEDVKQGEEETSDYEHVDLEDVEPEDPEMEDVEPKDVEPKDVEPKDVEPKDVEPKLQFECDKCDFHTSREYSLQIHLRNVHHFAMKKPKCPLCFRRFGSHRGLKRHRQFNNCRPQTKRADVTGGEKLKCDQCDYQSPSLIGLKIHNRIHGQRQERSFPCDLCSRTFTSLKGVQSHQRFRCPHLHNRKKSPTRAHTFQCTDCKIVCKNRKVLLEHMSTHSLIRSHKCHKCSKTYKTSTSLYRHVQKHLSIFLSCAQCNFKTQWKSSLKNHVNTKHNGEESLEYFKCSQCEFKTKSKFYIKRHENTHSDDRPFICEICGKSLKTETVLKIHMETHQDHKYPCAECDFVAKSRVSLYGHRLVHTSREQMRYKCDQCDWAGKRKNELKMHYRKHFTAKLYQCGHCGKSYKHNHGLTRHLKEKHFLYSRRLSAPEGGLASEDEPIDIHVLNSIQVEDITPSKQINIQINSQHLRETQLLQEAQEDHHQALLQDQESLQAQASIMNSIHVTHIIQTSQEEMAQVQDDSDFSHSTGDDDSRVVSQIVKQYQIIHDSQDIDHPEDNLNQDECTLEDHVIQQSNVAMTSVPVAQFYEITTTDVTAT is encoded by the exons ATGGAATCCGAACTGATTCATAATTACCAG GATAACCAAGATGAGGAAGACGCTCCAGATATCCTCCCTGAGGATGCAGAGTGGAGTCttgctaagcaatgcctgtcaGTGTTTCTCATTGAGGTCTACCAGTGTAGATTCTGCAGTAGCTTTAACTCAACACAGAAGGTGACGGTCACTGGTCATCTTAAG gagAAACATCTGGCAGAGTGGCAGATCCTTACTGACGTAAACAATGTGTCTTTGGTGGATAAAGGGAGCCAATCCAACGCAGTCAACCAGGAAGACTTAGAGGAAATGGTGGAGAGAGAACTGACCGATGATCAGCTTAGAATACCTGAGCAATCACCAAACCAG ACGGTTGCCACTGTGGTCCAACATTCTTCTGTGGAGAAATCATCAGACAGCCATATTGATGGATCAGAAACCTTTGATAGAATATGTGAAACTGATGTGACCAAAAGCCCTAAACAATCTGCTGAAGCTGGGGAAAAATCTATTAACACTCCTAAAAATGGAAAAGGGAAGCAAGAGGTGGGAAAGAGGAAGAAGAAGCCTGGCCGTCCGAAGAAGAAAAGACAGTTATCTCCAGAGGGTGACGGCCAAACCTCTCAGTTGAAGAGAGATGTAGGACATGAATTGACCGAGTCTGCCTGTTTGAAAGACCTCACAGACTTGTCGAGGGAGAGACCAACCAGACCTGGGCTCAGGGGAAATCGTAAACCTAAGGTTTTCAAGGATTACGTTGTGAGTAGATTGTCTAAGAGGAAGAATGAAGATGTGAAACAAGGAGAAGAGGAGACGTCAGACTATGAACATGTCGACCTGGAAGATGTAGAACCAGAAGATCCAGAAATGGAAGATGTAGAACCGAAAGATGTAGAACCAAAAGATGTAGAACCGAAAGATGTAGAACCGAAAGATGTAGAACCGAAACTGCAGTTTGAGTGTGATAAGTGCGACTTCCACACCTCGAGGGAGTATAGCCTTCAGATACATTTGAGGAATGTTCATCACTTTGCGATGAAAAAGCCAAAGTGTCCCCTGTGTTTCCGTCGCTTTGGGAGTCATCGTGGCTTAAAGAGACACAGACAATTCAACAATTGCAGACCACAAACCAAACGAGCAGATGTCACGGGTGGAGAGAAATTGAAGTGCGACCAGTGCGATTATCAATCACCGTCACTGATCGGGCTTAAAATACACAATCGCATACATGGACAGCGTCAGGAGAGGAGCTTCCCGTGCGACCTGTGCAGCAGGACATTTACATCTCTGAAAGGTGTCCAGTCGCACCAACGCTTCAGATGTCCTCACTTACATAACCGGAAAAAATCACCGACAAGGGCGCACACGTTTCAATGTACAGATTGCAAGATAGTATGCAAGAATAGAAAGGTGCTGTTAGAGCACATGTCCACGCATAGTTTGATTCGCAGCCACAAGTGTCACAAATGTTCAAAGACGTACAAGACATCCACATCCCTCTATAGGCACGTACAGAAACACTTGAGTATCTTCCTCTCCTGTGCTCAGTGCAACTTTAAGACTCAATGGAAATCAAGTCTGAAGAACCATGTTAACACGAAACATAATGGCGAAGAAAGCTTAGAGTACTTCAAATGCTCTCAATGCGAATTCAAGACCAAAAGCAAGTTTTATATAAAACGGCATGAGAACACCCACAGTGATGATCGGCCATTCATTTGCGAGATTTGTGGGAAGTCATTAAAAACAGAAACAGTTCTTAAAATCCACATGGAGACTCATCAGGACCATAAATACCCGTGTGCTGAATGCGACTTTGTCGCTAAATCGAGAGTGTCCCTCTACGGACATCGGCTTGTGCACACCTCTCGGGAACAGATGAGGTATAAATGTGATCAATGCGATTGGGCAGGTAAACGGAAGAACGAGTTGAAAATGCACTACCGTAAGCACTTCACTGCAAAGTTGTATCAGTGTGGTCACTGCGGAAAGTCATACAAGCACAATCATGGACTGACGAGACATTTGAAAGAAAAGCACTTTCTCTACTCTAGACGTCTCTCTGCCCCAGAGGGAGGACTAGCGTCCGAGGACGAACCGATTGACATTCATGTCTTAAATAGTATTCAGGTTGAAGATATCACCCCCAGTAAACAGATCAACATACAGATCAACTCCCAACATCTTAGAGAGACACAGCTCCTGCAGGAAGCGCAAGAGGACCATCATCAGGCACTACTCCAAGATCAGGAGTCACTCCAAGCCCAAGCTAGTATCATGAACAGCATACACGTCACTCACATTATTCAAACAAGCCAGGAAGAGATGGCACAAGTTCAAGACGACTCTGATTTCTCACATTCGACAGGCGATGATGACTCGAGGGTGGTCTCACAGATCGTCAAACAGTATCAGATCATTCACGACTCACAAGACATCGATCATCCAGAGGACAATCTGAATCAAGACGAGTGCACACTCGAGGATCACGTCATCCAGCAATCCAATGTGGCTATGACCTCCGTACCTGTGGCTCAGTTCTATGAGATCACAACGACAGACGTAACGGCGACATGA